A genomic region of Gossypium hirsutum isolate 1008001.06 chromosome D01, Gossypium_hirsutum_v2.1, whole genome shotgun sequence contains the following coding sequences:
- the LOC121213526 gene encoding uncharacterized protein — MESTESYQGIDARELSLVPGLDSVAGAASKCGKIDAGESSRRLDSKKKENEVNNSSSYSKTITVNQPGKVAVNQQGSSKQISDTRQNTEKIQFMPIPMSCRELYQNLFNAHVVSPYHLKPLQPPYPKWYDANAQCDYHAGIEGHFIEHCTAFKMLVERLISMGVVKVDDSPSTENLLPNLNDNGVNMIGGSMGRKIKEDIAEVKIPLRWVWRNMVKRGLIVLNSKRSFEKVENYYEFHHGEGHEIQEYAEFRALVQGLIDDKEIEFYEEVKEEGSICTSESSKLPRVAQPVFIISRPKKDEVRTPIMPRIIIKKPATFSYQDSSKVPWSYECNTTVPGKETSKDQCVSANPESMKGAIIGEQKGKIVEPVKEEEAVEFLKFLKYNEYNVVKQLHKQSARISVLALLLNLEVHRNALMKMLNETYVSKDIFVSKLDRLVNNISADNFIFFNDDEIPPGGMGSTKALHITTRCKGHILLGVLIDNGSALNDCHYSHLTGYP; from the exons ATGGAAAGTACTGAGAGCTACCAAGGAATTGATGCTAGAGAATTGAGCTTGGTTCCAGGTTTG gatagcGTCGCAGGAGCtgcatccaaatg CGGGAAAATAGATGCTGGAGAAAGTAGCAGAAGGTTGGActcgaagaagaaagagaatgagGTTAACAACTCAAGTTCATATTCAAAGACGATTACGGTGAATCAACCGGGAAAAGTGGCTGTTAACCAGCAAGGATCATCAAAGCAGATATCTGATACAAGACAAAATACAGAGAAGATTCAATTTATGCCAATTCCAATGTCGTGTAGGGAGCTATatcagaatctattcaatgcacacgTGGTTTCCCCTTACCACTTGAAACCTCTGCAGCCTCCATaccccaagtggtatgatgcaaACGCACAGTGCGACTATCACGCGGGAATTGAGGGGCATTTTATAGAACATTGTACGGCGTTCAAGATGCTGGTAGAAAGACTTATAAGCATGGGTGTGGTTAAAGTGGATGATTCACCCAGTACAGAGAATCTGTTACCCAATCTTAATGATAATGGAGTGAACATGATAGGTGGGAGCATGGGTAGAAAAATCAAGGAAGACATAGCAGAAGTGAAAATTCCTTTGAGGTGGGTCTGGAGAAATATGGTAAAAAGGGGATTGATTGTTCTGAATTCAAAGAGAAGCTTCGAAAAGGTGGAAAACTACTATGAGTTCCATCACGGGGAGGGACATGAAATCCAAGAATACGCAGAATTCAGAGCCCTGGTTCAAGGCTTGATAGATGATAAGGaaatagaattttatgaagaagtTAAGGAGGAAGGGAGCATTTGCACATCCGAATCCTCGAAGCTACCAAGAGTAGCACAGCCTGTGTTCATCATCTCACGACCAAAGAAGGATGAAGTGAGAACGCCAATAATGCCAAGAATCATCATAAAGAAACCTGCAACCTTTTCTTACCAGGACAGTAGTAAGGTTCCATGGAGCTACGAGTGCAATACAACTGTCCCTGGAAAAGAGACTTCAAAGGACCAGTGTGTGAGTGCCAATCCAGAATCTATGAAAGGGGCCATAATAGGGGAGCAAAAAGGGAAAATAGTTGAGCCAGTGAAGGAGGAAGAAGCTGTAGAATTCCTCAAATTTTTGAAGTATAATGAGTATAATGTCGTCAAACAGTTGCATAAACAATCGGCTCGCATATCTGTACTAGCCTTACTCTTGAATTTAGAAGTACATCGAAATGCGCTGATGAAGAtgctaaatgagacctatgtGTCCAAGGATATTTTTGTCAGCAAACTAGATCGGTTGGTCAATAATatcagtgctgataatttcatatttttcaatgatgatgaaatacctcctGGGGGCATGGGATCTACCAAAGCTTTGCATATCACTACACGATGCAAGGGGCATATTTTGCTAGGAGTATTGATTGACAACGGATCAGCTTTGAACGATTGTCATTATTCACACTTAACAGGTTACCCATAG